The window CGAGCTTCGGACCGTCCATTGTTGCCTGAGGGGTAGGGGTGGGCGTGGCGGCGCCACCTCCTCCCGGAACACTCTCCAGCCGACCGCGCTCGCTCGTCCTGCAGGAGCGGAGGCGCCAAGATGAGTGGAGACGAGAACCCAGCCAGCAAGCCCACGCCGGTACAGGACGTGCAGGGCGACGGGCGCTGGATGTCCCTGGTGAGCGACCCCGCCCGCGATACTCCGGAGTCCGGGGCTGAAAacggggaggcggggggaggcTCTTGGGAGAGCTGCTGGTTCGCGCCGCTCTCGCTAAGACCTTGGGAAACTGAGGGCAGTTCGAGTGGTGCTGCCTAAGGAAGCGGGGTGGGGCGGGCCCCGCAGCATGCATGCCATTGACTCCCCTCCTTTGCGTCCCCAAAGCACCATCGGTTCGTAGCCGACAGCAAAGATAAGGAACCCGAAGTCGTCTTCATCGGTGACTCCTTGGTCCAGCTGATGCACCAGTGCGAGGTGAGGCCcgtccctctcctcctgccccacccaggCCTGTGCCCTCACTGACTCTCCTGGACCAGAGCCTGGGCCAGGCGGTGTGTGGGGTACTCAAAATACCCTCAGGTAGCACCAGGCACCCAGAATTTCTGTATAATGTGCCACGTTCTCCTGAGAAGGAAGTGTCCTGGCTTTTTGTCATATTGAGTTTGTGTATAGCGAGACTTAAAATGAGGCTTCTTGCAAGAAGATTGCCTACCATTAGGCTCTTTGTTTGCTTAAATCAGCGAACAGCCCTAATGGATTTCCACAAAGCTATAGTTGTTTCCACAAAGTGAAGGTCAGTAGGTCTCTGCTAAGGGAGCTCAATTATGCCACCTATTCACTAAGAGATGTTAAACCATGGCTTTCCTCAAAGTGAGGCTCAACTGGAATGCTGTTGGTTTGATGCCTGGCTCAAGCAGAATGAGTTTTCGTAAAAGGAGTCTTGTTTCTATGAGGATTCATGAAAGTGAGACTATGATGGGTTTGTGTAAAGTGAGGTTTGACCATATTGGGGTTTGCTTAAGGTGAGATTTAACCAGACTGCTTTCATAAAGCAAAGCTCTAACATGAGGACATTTGGTTAACCTTTGGATAGAGAGCGGTGGTCCATGCTGACGATGCCCCCGTGCCCACACCACTTCTTGCCCACAGATCTGGCGGGAGCTCTTTTCCCCTCTGCATGCACTTAACTTTGGCATTGGCGGTGACAGCACACAGCATGTACTGTGGCGTCTGGAGAATGGGGAGCTGGAACACATCCGGCCCAAGGTGAGCAGGGCTTGGGTGGGCAGCCAGAGCCCCCTCAGCCTGCCCCCTCACCACTGCTCCATCCTCTCTTTCCACAGATTGTGGTGGTCTGGGTGGGTACCAACAACCACGGGCACACCGCAGAGCAGGTGACTGGGGGCATCAAGGCCATAGTGCAACTGGTGAACGAGCGGCAGCCCCAGGCGCGGGTCGTGGTGCTGGTGAGagagtggggagggcagtgggaggaAGAACGGCAGTGGTCTGGGACCCCTTCGGGTGTAGCCACAGCTGCACGGTTCTGGGCAGTTCAGCTCAGAGCAGTGGCTTTCAGGCAAAATCTCATGTTGAAGCTTGCTGTGCCCATCATAAGGGCTGTGGTGAAGGACATATTTGGGGGCAAATAGCCCCTTTTGCCCAAGGGACTGCTGgacactttgaaagtgaaaatcgctcagttgtgcctgactctttgcgaccccatggactatacagtccatggaattctccaggccaaaatactggagtgggttagcctttcccttctccaggggatcttcccaacccaggaattgaactggggtctcctgcattgcaggagtattctttaccaactgagctgtcagggtgTTGAAAAACTCAAAACACTTAAATAGCCAAGAGTGGTCAGACATTCCCAAGGTGAAGCTAGCTTCCATTACTTCTAGAAGGTTCCACTTCTAGAAGGAGGTGTCAGGACTATAGTTTGGAATCTATGTTTCCAAAACCCCCCTTTTCCCATCCCTAGTGTATTCTGGAGCTTAGGACTTCCTGATGggggacagagaagtctggcacaGGGGAACAGGACACCCAGATGCTGGTAGGACGCCTTCTCACAACTCCTTGTGCCTTCCTCAGGGCCTGCTTCCTCGGGGCCAGCACCCCAACCCACTTCGAGAGAAAAACCGACGGGTGAATGAGCTGGTACGGGCAGCACTGGCCGGCCACCCTCGGGCCCACTTCCTGGACGCAGACCCTGGCTTTGTGCACTCAGATGGTACCATCAGCCACCATGACATGTACGATTACCTGCACCTGAGCCGTCTGGGGTACACACCTGTTTGCCGGGCCTTGCACTCCTTGCTTCTGCGTCTGCTAACCCAAGACCAGGGACAGGGTGGTGCACCCCTGCCAGAACCCAGCCCGTAAGCATCTGCCTTCCTACaacattaaattttcatttttcagtctcCCATTTTCTGCTTTATGGCCAAGCCCATGTGGGTATCTAACTCCGACGTCTTATGACCCTCCAGCTGTGCCCAAGGGAGGCCTCACCAATCCATCAAGATATTCTGGTTCGTGTAGTCAGGCAGATTTCTGCCATCACAGTAGTGCTCCAAGCAGGCAATGCCAGTCAACCCACTAGGTGAAACTGGTTTGCTAACATGACCCTGTAGCATCAAGGTCAAGTGAAAATTCTGGGTGACCCAGCAATCAAAGCCCACCCACTGCTGCACTCCAATCTGTCTGAGCTTACCTGTGACTTCTGTGAAAGCTTTCTGACCTTCCCACCCCTGGCAGTCAGCCCTCTACCCAGTGTATGGGTATTTATCTCCCCAGAGAAGCACTGTCCAAGGCTGTGTGATGGAGTCGGAAACCAGGAGAGGATTCCTCTGCCTCGGCTGCAGTGCTGGCTCGGGCCACACAGGGGCAGCAGGGGTCACTGAGGACAGGACGGTGCTTTGGTCCCACTGGCCTCCCCACCCAGTGCCTGCCCTGGTTCAGACTTTGAGTTCAACTGGAACATTAAGGGTGAACTGCCCTTCTCACAGCACCACGTCACACGCCTTCCCCAACCATGCCTGCGGAATGGCTGAGTAGGCATGACTCTGCCCACCAGGTCCCGCTGATGTAGGGGATGGTCCTGGGATGGCATCCCGCTCCTCACAGTGGTTAGGGGCAAAGCCTGTAACCGCATGGCCATCTGGGGGCCAGACTGGTATGACCCACATCCCTTCTCCCTTGAGAGCTGGCAGCCACACAGGTGTGTTAAACAGCTTTAATCTCATCATTGCGTCTTCTCAGCACAGTAAGAAATATTGCACATGATCAACATGTTTTGTTCTGGGGATGGGGACAAGGGTGGGGGAATCACCTTCTTAGAAAGTACAACCCAAGTTGGGAGggcagagggggtggggagagaaccCTCCCCATGCCTGTGGCAAAGTGcaggagcccccacccccaagctaACCTGAGTCCAGCCCCTCTGGGGAAAAAAGGGGTACATGAACTCCCCCTACTCCACAGGCACCTCCCTGTGGCCCGAGGCCCATACTACCCTCCAGCTGGCAGCCCTCACACGAGCCATTTTGCATAAAGTACAAGTGAAAAGGTCTGAAGGTAACACACTCCAGGTTATGTACAGGGGCTCGGTGGAGAGAGACTGTGCCCCGCTTCCCCTCAGTCGCCCCCCCCATCACAGGGAGGGagctgtggggggagggggtagaCAAGGGAGCAGGCCTCATTTCGCCCCCAACTGGAAAGGACGAAATGGCTTTACTGGGGAGGAGGCAACCATCCTGCCCCCCCATTCCTGCCACCTAACATACTGTCCATGTCCTGAGGGGGGTACTGTGGGTCTGGGGTCTTCTCAGGAGCCCCTCACCTGCCTGTGGCAGCTGTGGAGGGACCAGAGGGGGGTGGTGAGGGTTGGGGgggcccctcccagccaggctgtcCAGGCCCCGGCTCGGGGGGTGGAGGCAGTGGCGGGGCAGCCGGGGCTGTGCCAGAGTCCGAGCCAGGTGAGGTGGGGTCAGGGCCCCCCGCGGGGCTGGGAGTGGGAACAGGGGCAGCAGCAGTGCCAGTAGGGGGCGGTCCGGGGAGGGGGGCCTCGGCTCCTGGGGGCTGTTCTGAGGGAGTGGCCGCCTGCATGATCTTCTGGCGCACCTCACGGATCTTCAGCTGCAGACAGACCTTGGAGGGGAAGATGTCCGCGTAGCGGGCCTGGAAGGCTGCTGTGGCCTGGGCTGTGGGCAGCAGGGGCaggcggggaggggaagaagggcaGGGTGAGATGAGTAGGTAGGCCCCCTCCAAGTCCCCCGCCCCGAGACTGCCAGCTGCgctcacctgatgggaagaagccGTGGTCCTGGAAGAGCTGCATGACCAGGGCCCGGCGCTGGTCCAGGGTGCGCCGCAGCGACGAGTAGGGCACCTTCTCGTACTCCAGCTCCCCGAGCACGTCCTCAGCTTCTGTGCCTGTGAGCAGCGCAGGGAGCCCGGTCAAGCCTCCCGCCGCCATGCAAGGGTCTACTCAGCCCTCACTGAATCCTGTTTCACACTGGGGTTCAGAGAGggaacctgcccaaggtcatatgGCAATTTAGGGGCCTGTGAGACTCCagaaccaggcttccctggtggctcagcagtaaagaatccacctgccaatgcaggggacatgggctcgaaccctgatcggggaagatcccacatgccccgtgtggagcaactaagccctcaagccacagctactgaagccgtTGCATCCTAGAGTCTGTCCTCTGCCGGAAGCAAAGccgccaccgcagtgagaagcgcGAGCACCTCAACTAGACAGCAGACCCCGCCCGCCACAACCAGATAAAGGCTGTGcggcaatggagacccagcacagccaacaaaaCACACCTCCTCCAGAACCCACCCTTGGCCTGCTGTCCTTCCTCTCAGCGACACCGGGCCCACTCTCCCACCTTTAACCCTGTTCCTGAGACCCCACCCCTCTTGGAGGCCCTGGGTCCCCCACAGCTCTGCCTGCCACCACGCCAGCACCTGTGCGTTCAAAGGTGAAGATGTCGCCCTCGCACTTGGCACTCTTGGGGGTGTTGGGCTCCGAGCTGCAGCTGGAGCGCCTCCTCATCTTGCGCTTGGGCGAGGTGGGGTCCTCGGGGGCCGAGTCCAGATCTGTTCAGACGGAAGCAGGCTCAGTGGAATGGCCCCCATCTGTCCTCCACCTCCCCCGGGCACCTGGCGCTTGCCTACCAGTGGAATTCTTCCTCTTCTTGCGGTAGGAGCCCAGGATGGCCCGGGGCGAGGTGGCCAGAGACTGCAAGGTGGGCGAGGGCAGCACCTCCTCAGGCCGGAACTCGGGCAGCTCGGCAAAGCGCTCCTCGAAGTCCACCTCCGACAGGACCCTGCTGGAGAGCAGGCAGGGTCACTTCCTCTGCCCCCGCCTGCAGCTGCCCCTCTCCCAGCAACCCGCACACTCCGCTCGGTCCCCCAGCCCATGCTCACttgtccacagagtcaaaggtcTTCTTCAGGGGCGGGGGCCGCACCTTCACCTTCTTGCCGGCACTAGCTGCCTCCTTGCGCTCAGGGGTGTCCCCGGCCGCCCTCCCACTGCCGCCCtcactgctgccgctgctgctaccaggagctggggctggagccagggccgggctgggaggggtggggggctccccTCGGCTCTCCAGGCCCAGCCCAGGGACACGCCAGTCTGAAGACGAGCTGGGGAATTTGCTGGCCTGGGGGGGTGGGTGAGGAAGGAGATGGAGAACACTGGGGTCAGACTCATCAGGGCAAGACCCAGAAACAGAGGGATCACAGAGATGGATACTGACCGCTGAGATACAGAACTGTGGGCAGGACCCAGCTGTGCAGACAGACAAGCCCGAGGAGAGCCCACAAGGGTGCGGATCAgacaggaagagggaagaggggtgGGACAGAAGAGGGGACAAGGGACAGGAGCAGAGCCAAGCAGTGCTGGCCACCCCCAGGCCTGCTGGGCACTCACCATGGTCTCTGGGCCCTTGGTGCTGGTCTGCTCCTCAGCAGGTGGGGGCAGCGGGGGACTGCTCCGGGCTGTGGGAGTCCAGGTCTCGGGGGGCAGTGGAGGGGCTGGTGTTGCTGGCCGCCCCTCAAGCTCTGACTCGGACGCTGGGGGATCACGGGCTGGGCCAGGCTCCAAGGGTTGCCGGGGTGCAGGGCCTGGCCTCCCAGGGGCACCAGCCTCGAAGGAGCCCACGGGAATGCTGGCGATGGCCGCCTTCACTTTCTGGGGGGCCTTAGGGGTGGGCCGCTGGGCCTTGGGGGCCACTAAACTGTATGTCATGGAGCCTGTGGGTGGAGAGAATATTTGCTGAGCCAGGCTTGACAGGAACCCATGCCCTGGGTCCACCCACTCAGCCCGCCCTCACCTGGCCTGACACCCACCTGTGGCGCTAGGGAAAgggctggcaggggctggggtggcagCAGTGGGTGCCGGTGGGCCCTTGGGCAGGATGGGGGCAGCAGGTGGGGTGGTGCTGGTGGCCACAGTGTAGACCAGGCCTGGGGGGGCCTGGGATGGCTGGGCCAGGGGTGCTGAGGAGGTGGGCACGGGGCTGCCGGGGTAAAACGCTGTGATGACGGGACCACTGGCGGCTGCGCAGGTGGGAGGCAGCTGGGGGCTGGGCACGGGTGACACGCCCACCTGGCCAGGAGCCAGCAGTGGGGCTTGGCCTGTGGAGAGAGAAACGGCAGAGGCAGGGGACCAAGTGAGGGCCTGGGCTGCCTCAGCCCCACCCGTGGTCCCCAGCTGCCAGCCAGGCCCACCCCTCACCTGAAAGCAGGGGCTGCACGAAGGCGGGGCCGCTGGGCCCCAGCGAGGTGAAGCCGAGGGCGACCGAGCTCGTGGGTCCATACGAGGTGACTGTTCCAGGCTGACTGGAAGCAGGACTGGTGCCCAGGGGCACCGCGTGCCCACCTGCTGACTGCACGTAGGTGATCCTGCcacagggagaggaaaggggaaggtGTGAGGAGAGCTGGCTCCCCCAAAACCCTCCCCTGCGCTGACTCCCAGGTGCGGGCTCAACTGCCATACCGCGTGGAGGAGGGCAGCAGGACCTTCTGAGGCTGCGAGGCGGGGCCGGGGAGCGGGGCCGGGCTGAGGGGCGGCACCAGGCCGCTGGGTGTGCTCACAGGCACCGGAGTCAGCTGGATGATCTGCGGGCAAGGGAACCACAGGTGGGGCTGAGCCGGGGCCCCAGAGCGAGGCAGGGGAGGCCTGAGACCTTGGAGGCTGGATCTCAGCAGAGACTCAGAAGGGAGACAttaggctggggctggggagggtgaaACCAAGGGAAAGAAGACAGCGAGAGgctggaaacacagaaaagggacAAGGGGCGAACGATGAGGGCAGAATCAAGATGCTCAGGGACATCAAGCCAGGCAGTGAGACAGAAGCCGAGACaccaaagggaagaaaaggaagagactgaACGATAGGCAGGCACAGAAACCACAGGACACAGAGACTGACGCCCAGAAGGGAGGAGCAAGGGGCAGGTGGGGCAGCACCGAGGTGCGCTCACCTTGCTGGGTGGCTGAGCGCCGTTCTGCACAGGTACTGAGAAGGGCGGGCTCACCAGCGGCAGCGGCTGGCCGGCCCCTCCTCCCCGCATGGACATGCTGGGGGTGGCCAAGGGCACGAGTACCTTCCCAGGCAGCAGCTgggctgagccacctgggggcggggcctgcacAGGAGACACGGACTGGGCTGCGAGGTGAGAGACGGGAGGGCAGGTGGTCACACAGGAGCGGAGGCAGCCGGGCCCGCTCCTCGCGCTGCCCACCCGGGCCTCACCTttggggggcggggcggagggcaCGGACTGCAGGATGGGGATGCCAGGAGTGGGTGCGGTGGCAGCCAGGACTTTGCCATTGGTGGAGGTGCCCGGCGGGAGGGTGAAACGGATGctggtggtgggggcagggccgCCGGGCGCCGCTGCCTTGGTCCCAGGGGCTGGTGCCACTTGCAGTTGCTGGGGCAGCGTGGGCAGAATGTACTGCACCTGGGTGATGCCCCCAGCCTTGCCCAGGGGACCCGGCTGCAGGATGCCCAGGGGCATTGGCCCATTGGGGCCACTCCCAGCACCGGCCCCCGAGCCCGCAGCTGCCCCACTGCCAGGGCCCCCCTGGGCAATGAACTGGACAGCAGGTGGCGCTGGGGCCCCGTAGCCTGGGGTGCCCACCAGCAAGTTGGTGACGGTGGCTGGCGCCTTCCCCACAGTGCCCAGGAGGGGCCCAGCCACCAGGTGTGGGGCCGTAGAGGTTGCCGCTCCTGACTTCTTGTCCGAATACACTAAGCTGACGCCCAGTGGGGAGCCCCCCGGTGCCCGGGACCCAGTGACCGCCTCAGTCCTGGCACCAGCTGTGTCACCAGGAGACGCTTCGGCCCGGCCGGGAGCAGGGAAAGGCTTGGAGGCAATGGGCACAGGAGTGCTGCTGACGGGCCGCACCACGTTGGTGACCATGGTGGCGGCCGGGCGGGACAGGGGGGTTGCCGGGGCCCCGTAGGCCAGCGAGGGCGCCGGGGCTGAGAGCACACGCGCGCCGCTGCCCTCCCGCTCCTCCTTGTTTGAGGGCAGGACCAGTGTCTGCAGGACGCCTCCTCCCCCGCTGGGAGGCGCCGCGATGACTGAGGGGCCCGGTGGCTCCAGGCCGCCCACGCTTTCAGGTCTCTTGCGACGGAAGGTGGCAGGATCCGTGGGGAGAAACCGGGTGGCCTTAGAAGGTGTTGCTGGGCCCCCAGTTCCAGCAGGTGGGGGACGGAGGGGGCCTGTGGTGCTGCCCTGACCTGACTCCTGGGCCTTGAAGGTCCCTGAGCCCAATGGGAAGGAGGTGGcggctgaggaggaggaggcagcaggcGAGGACGCGGAGGAGGTGGGCCCGTAGCCTTTGCCGAAGCCTGCAGGTGGATCTGGGGGCCCTGGAGGCTCAGGGTCCAGCGACGGACGGCAGTGAGTAAAGGAGGAACGGATCACAGGTGAGAACACCTTCCGGCCGAAGCCCTGAGTGGAAAGAAAAGGGAGACACAACCATGTCAGGGGAGCCTGCCACCCTGCCATCCCCGATTCCGCGTCCTGCCTGGCAGCCAGGCCAGTTGAAGGCCTCCACTCATCCAGGCTGAGACGTCCATGGGGCAAATAGCTCGCCTTCTCTGAGCCTTCATCTCCGCCTCTCTTGACACAAGGCAAAGGAACGGTCCCCCTCCCAGGACACGTGGGCCAGACAACAGCAAGTCCCAAGCACTCACCTTGCTGCCCTCCGGGTCCTCCCCGGAACTGTCTCCACTCTCGCTGTCAGTCACCCGCTCCTTGCACTTGAGGTCGATGTCAGTGGTGCCGAAGCCATCATCAGCTGAGGGAGCAGATGCAACACTGTTGGCAAAGGGCTGGGCGCAGGGCTGCCCAGAATGGAGAGTCTGGAGCCTGGCTCTGGCCTCAGCTCTGCCCCGTGCTGGCTAAGTGTTGTCCAGGAATGCTGTTCCTCAGCCCAGGTGTGCCCACCTGCCTGCCGCCAGACCCTGAGAGCAACGGGAAATGGCACCTGACCCTACACCCCAATGGCCCGGCCATGCTGGTATCCTCAGGATTCCTGTCTGGCCTGcagcttcttttgttttttttttaacacttattcatttggctgcactgggtcttagtcacAACacctgggatctagttccccaaccagggatcaaacctggaccccctgcattaggagcatggagtcttaaccactggaccaccagggaagtccctgacctgGGGCTTCTCGAGGGCAGGGCTGGACTACCTCGGTAGGGCCTGTACTGAACAGGCCCAGGATCACAAACAAAcggggaagggaagaaaaaggggCCGAAGGACCTGGGCCAAATCTCCACCTATCTTTCCCAACCTGAGCCTGCTGCTTCCCGGCTAGGACTCTGGGTCCTGAGACAGCTTACCAATGACATCATCGTCCCCCTCCTCCTCACAGATGACCATGCGTTCCTCATCACTGGTCATGTCCTCACTGGCTGCACGCTGGGAGCGGGAAGCCCGGGTGGGGAGCAGTGGGGGCCGTCCACTGGCTGCTAGGGTGCCTCCCTCCCCGGGCGCCGCAAAGGGGCCTGGAGCCCCATACTGGGTGGAGGGCTTTGGACCAGCGTAGGATGTGGGGCCAGACACCATCTGCAGGGCAAGTGCAGGGAGAATTCAGCCAGGGCAGTCACCTCCCTCCCTGCCCGTCGCCCCTACCCCTGCGGCCTGCCCTCCAGACCTGAGTCAGTTCCTGCAACGCCTGGCTGTCTACCTCTCCGCCGTCCAGGCTGTGGACCCcactgtgggagaaggcgcgGGGCCGGGCCGAGCCAGGTCCCCCGACAGCGTGCAGACGCTCTGCCCCACAGGAGCCGCTCCCTGGAGTCTTGGTATCTGAGCTCAAGAGTGTCTGGGCCGTGACAGACAGGAGCTCCGAAGACACTGCAGGGCGGGAGAGACAAAGTTACAGTCAGGAAGCCTGCTACTAGCGCCTAGGCTGGCCAAAATGTCCACAGACACTTCTACATACTGGGTGGAAGCAGGGTGGATTTCTTGGGCCACCCGGCAGAAGACAGACACCAcccaccagcccagcatttcccacaACTTCCTGTCCTCTGGGGTTTCGAGGAGTGAGCCCACTGCTCCCTGGGAGGCGGCCTTTCTGAGGGGAGAAAAGCCTGGAGACAGGTATGTGCGGCACTGCTTAACCAACAGCCACTGGACTGTCTGAGCCTCTGTTCCCTTGTCTCAGAGCAAAAGGAACATCCCTCGCAGGGCTGTGGGCCAGAACCCACGGGATCTCCAGAAAAGCGCCTCAGGGTGGTGCACTCTATAGACACCGTCAGTCAGCAGCAGTAGCCGATAAAGGCCTTCCGACTGCGGCCTCGAGAGTCAACAAGCTGCGGTTTAAATTCAGACTCGGCCACTTCCTAGTATTTTGTGATTTCAAGGAACTGATTCtgcttttctgagcctcagtttcctcatctagaaaatgggcTTTGGTTTTGAATGCTAGACGTTATGCTCTAAGAAGTGCCTGTCACGTAGCGAATGCTCAGTAAATGGCACTTGATGATGAGGCTCCTGTTCGGATGTGTGACCTTCCTGGACCTCCCTGACTCCTTCACCACAGCTCAGTGTCAGGGCCTTTGCAGTGAGGTGCTCAAAAGAAATGAAGCCGAGAGGAGCTGCTGGGAAAGCAGGCTGAGCAAGCGAAGGGGAGACTGGTGGCCCACTGGAGGGAAGCGGGCAGAGGGGCTCACTGACCTCCGGGGGCAGCGGCAGTGCCTGTCTCCGACATGCTCCGCTCCCTCGGCTCCTTGTGCCCTCCTGCCAGCCCCAAGCTCGTGGGCTTGGCCTCTGAGCTGGACTTCTTCCGGTCCTTGTTGCACCACTTCCAATCTGGGTGGGCCTTAAAGTGAGCCTCTTTCACCTAGCAGGAAAGGGCAGGGAGACCCTTCACTCATCCGCCCGACCGGAGGAAGCTGAGGAGCCGAGAGGTAGCGGCGTTACCTGGAAGGCCAGGTCGTGGTACTTCTGCTTCTCCTTGGGCCCCAGGGCATACCACCACTCGCCCAGGATCTTACTGACAGTCCGGTTGTCCTGGTTGGGGTGGCGCTGGTGGACCAGGGCCCGGTGCCGCTTGCTGAAGATCATGAAGGCATTCATAGGCCGCCGGATATGGTCCTTCTCCCGCTGCAGAAGACAGCAGCCCGCGTGGGATTGTTAGAACCCCGGGGATGGGTTGGGTGTCCTCGGGGTGAGCTAGGGATGGGTGGCGATGAGGCACCTTGTTGGGGCTGCGTCCATCCTTCTCTGAAGACGAGTCTCGTTCCTTGGGCAGGGCGCTGAGGGACTGGGTCCGGCGTTTCCCGGGCGGCAGGGGCAACTGGATCTCAGGAGACATGATGGAGAGGAAGCTGTGGGGAATGAGATGTGATGGAGACAGAGCAGCAGGAACAGGGAGAGCTGAGTCTCCAGCCACGCCCCCTCCTCCCTGGTCCCAGGCATCAGGGTACACACGCATCGTCGTGGTCACTCTCTGTCTCGCTGTCCAGCCGTGGCTCTCCTGGCGGTCCAGGGGCCTCCTCCTCCGTGGTGGGAGGGGGGCCTTTCCCAGGATCCACCACCCCCAAAGTGTGGGGGGGTCCGGGCCCTGGGCTCTCAGGGCATGTGGCTCCAGGGGGCCGCCCCGGGTCAGCATTCCCTGTCCCGCCCGGTGGCTGCTCGTGAGCAACGGCCGCCGACTCAGCAGGTTCTGGGG of the Cervus canadensis isolate Bull #8, Minnesota chromosome 18, ASM1932006v1, whole genome shotgun sequence genome contains:
- the CIC gene encoding protein capicua homolog isoform X4 → MYSAHRPLVPASGAASRGLGMFVWTNVEPRSVAVFPWHSLVPFLAPSQPDPSVQPSEAQQPASHPVASNQSKEPAESAAVAHEQPPGGTGNADPGRPPGATCPESPGPGPPHTLGVVDPGKGPPPTTEEEAPGPPGEPRLDSETESDHDDAFLSIMSPEIQLPLPPGKRRTQSLSALPKERDSSSEKDGRSPNKREKDHIRRPMNAFMIFSKRHRALVHQRHPNQDNRTVSKILGEWWYALGPKEKQKYHDLAFQVKEAHFKAHPDWKWCNKDRKKSSSEAKPTSLGLAGGHKEPRERSMSETGTAAAPGVSSELLSVTAQTLLSSDTKTPGSGSCGAERLHAVGGPGSARPRAFSHSGVHSLDGGEVDSQALQELTQMVSGPTSYAGPKPSTQYGAPGPFAAPGEGGTLAASGRPPLLPTRASRSQRAASEDMTSDEERMVICEEEGDDDVIADDGFGTTDIDLKCKERVTDSESGDSSGEDPEGSKGFGRKVFSPVIRSSFTHCRPSLDPEPPGPPDPPAGFGKGYGPTSSASSPAASSSSAATSFPLGSGTFKAQESGQGSTTGPLRPPPAGTGGPATPSKATRFLPTDPATFRRKRPESVGGLEPPGPSVIAAPPSGGGGVLQTLVLPSNKEEREGSGARVLSAPAPSLAYGAPATPLSRPAATMVTNVVRPVSSTPVPIASKPFPAPGRAEASPGDTAGARTEAVTGSRAPGGSPLGVSLVYSDKKSGAATSTAPHLVAGPLLGTVGKAPATVTNLLVGTPGYGAPAPPAVQFIAQGGPGSGAAAGSGAGAGSGPNGPMPLGILQPGPLGKAGGITQVQYILPTLPQQLQVAPAPGTKAAAPGGPAPTTSIRFTLPPGTSTNGKVLAATAPTPGIPILQSVPSAPPPKAQSVSPVQAPPPGGSAQLLPGKVLVPLATPSMSMRGGGAGQPLPLVSPPFSVPVQNGAQPPSKIIQLTPVPVSTPSGLVPPLSPAPLPGPASQPQKVLLPSSTRITYVQSAGGHAVPLGTSPASSQPGTVTSYGPTSSVALGFTSLGPSGPAFVQPLLSGQAPLLAPGQVGVSPVPSPQLPPTCAAASGPVITAFYPGSPVPTSSAPLAQPSQAPPGLVYTVATSTTPPAAPILPKGPPAPTAATPAPASPFPSATGSMTYSLVAPKAQRPTPKAPQKVKAAIASIPVGSFEAGAPGRPGPAPRQPLEPGPARDPPASESELEGRPATPAPPLPPETWTPTARSSPPLPPPAEEQTSTKGPETMASKFPSSSSDWRVPGLGLESRGEPPTPPSPALAPAPAPGSSSGSSEGGSGRAAGDTPERKEAASAGKKVKVRPPPLKKTFDSVDKVLSEVDFEERFAELPEFRPEEVLPSPTLQSLATSPRAILGSYRKKRKNSTDLDSAPEDPTSPKRKMRRRSSCSSEPNTPKSAKCEGDIFTFERTGTEAEDVLGELEYEKVPYSSLRRTLDQRRALVMQLFQDHGFFPSAQATAAFQARYADIFPSKVCLQLKIREVRQKIMQAATPSEQPPGAEAPLPGPPPTGTAAAPVPTPSPAGGPDPTSPGSDSGTAPAAPPLPPPPEPGPGQPGWEGPPQPSPPPSGPSTAATGR
- the CIC gene encoding protein capicua homolog isoform X3: MYSAHRPLVPASGAASRGLGMFVWTNVEPRSVAVFPWHSLVPFLAPSQPDPSVQPSEAQQPASHPVASNQSKEPAESAAVAHEQPPGGTGNADPGRPPGATCPESPGPGPPHTLGVVDPGKGPPPTTEEEAPGPPGEPRLDSETESDHDDAFLSIMSPEIQLPLPPGKRRTQSLSALPKERDSSSEKDGRSPNKREKDHIRRPMNAFMIFSKRHRALVHQRHPNQDNRTVSKILGEWWYALGPKEKQKYHDLAFQVKEAHFKAHPDWKWCNKDRKKSSSEAKPTSLGLAGGHKEPRERSMSETGTAAAPGVSSELLSVTAQTLLSSDTKTPGSGSCGAERLHAVGGPGSARPRAFSHSGVHSLDGGEVDSQALQELTQMVSGPTSYAGPKPSTQYGAPGPFAAPGEGGTLAASGRPPLLPTRASRSQRAASEDMTSDEERMVICEEEGDDDVIADDGFGTTDIDLKCKERVTDSESGDSSGEDPEGSKGFGRKVFSPVIRSSFTHCRPSLDPEPPGPPDPPAGFGKGYGPTSSASSPAASSSSAATSFPLGSGTFKAQESGQGSTTGPLRPPPAGTGGPATPSKATRFLPTDPATFRRKRPESVGGLEPPGPSVIAAPPSGGGGVLQTLVLPSNKEEREGSGARVLSAPAPSLAYGAPATPLSRPAATMVTNVVRPVSSTPVPIASKPFPAPGRAEASPGDTAGARTEAVTGSRAPGGSPLGVSLVYSDKKSGAATSTAPHLVAGPLLGTVGKAPATVTNLLVGTPGYGAPAPPAVQFIAQGGPGSGAAAGSGAGAGSGPNGPMPLGILQPGPLGKAGGITQVQYILPTLPQQLQVAPAPGTKAAAPGGPAPTTSIRFTLPPGTSTNGKVLAATAPTPGIPILQSVPSAPPPKAQSVSPVQAPPPGGSAQLLPGKVLVPLATPSMSMRGGGAGQPLPLVSPPFSVPVQNGAQPPSKIIQLTPVPVSTPSGLVPPLSPAPLPGPASQPQKVLLPSSTRITYVQSAGGHAVPLGTSPASSQPGTVTSYGPTSSVALGFTSLGPSGPAFVQPLLSGQAPLLAPGQVGVSPVPSPQLPPTCAAASGPVITAFYPGSPVPTSSAPLAQPSQAPPGLVYTVATSTTPPAAPILPKGPPAPTAATPAPASPFPSATGSMTYSLVAPKAQRPTPKAPQKVKAAIASIPVGSFEAGAPGRPGPAPRQPLEPGPARDPPASESELEGRPATPAPPLPPETWTPTARSSPPLPPPAEEQTSTKGPETMASKFPSSSSDWRVPGLGLESRGEPPTPPSPALAPAPAPGSSSGSSEGGSGRAAGDTPERKEAASAGKKVKVRPPPLKKTFDSVDNRVLSEVDFEERFAELPEFRPEEVLPSPTLQSLATSPRAILGSYRKKRKNSTDLDSAPEDPTSPKRKMRRRSSCSSEPNTPKSAKCEGDIFTFERTGTEAEDVLGELEYEKVPYSSLRRTLDQRRALVMQLFQDHGFFPSAQATAAFQARYADIFPSKVCLQLKIREVRQKIMQAATPSEQPPGAEAPLPGPPPTGTAAAPVPTPSPAGGPDPTSPGSDSGTAPAAPPLPPPPEPGPGQPGWEGPPQPSPPPSGPSTAATGR